The proteins below are encoded in one region of Helianthus annuus cultivar XRQ/B chromosome 2, HanXRQr2.0-SUNRISE, whole genome shotgun sequence:
- the LOC110896892 gene encoding uncharacterized protein LOC110896892 yields the protein MAWYTDRGWMYEKTDSNGFLNSEYCDNVELFLDFAFSKEEVVDTWVNMHGETKRNIKCPCYKCQNISYRDRATVQKHLFKDGFMLRYEIWSEHGEKSNHDVGQSSTTMEIDDDDDDDGCKRMVLDNLCSCDYTSSTLEGRVPNPEAKRFYDMLEAADEPLWEGEKATSFSKLQAATSFLTWKSLFNVSTAAYNFNISMINAMLPENNKLPKSFYDTKKSLEPLSLPYERIDVCKNHCMIFYKQDKALTHCKYCKESRYKSVLNKVPNLVMWYMPIGPRLKRLYMSTKTAKDMTWHHDHKTKEGSMAHPSDGMAWKHFDSENPDFAKEIRNVRLGLCTDGFNPNNSNSIPYSLWPVFLTIYNLPPWMSMKDSFVEVSLIIPGGKSPGQNIDVFLRPLIDELKELYGEGIEVYDAYRKENFIMRVILLWTVS from the coding sequence ATGGCGTGGTATACTGACCGAGGATGGATGTATGAAAAGACCGATAGTAATGGATTTCTTAATTCTGAATACTGTGACAATGTCGAATTGTTTTTGGACTTCGCATTTTCTAAAGAAGAAGTGGTTGATACGTGGGTGAATATGCATGGTGAGACAAAACGTAACATAAAATGTCCTTGTTATAAATGCCAAAATATAAGTTACAGAGACAGAGCCACTGTACAAAAACACTTGTTTAAGGATGGTTTCATGCTTCGTTATGAAATATGGAGTGAACATGGTGAAAAGTCCAACCACGATGTTGGACAATCTTCTACTACAATGgagattgatgatgatgatgatgatgatggttgcaAACGTATGGTGTTAGATAACTTGTGTTCATGCGATTATACTTCAAGTACATTGGAAGGACGTGTACCGAATCCAGAAGCAAAAAGATTCTATGACATGTTAGAAGCTGCTGATGAACCTTTGTGGGAGGGCGAAAAGGCTACAAGTTTTTCAAAGTTACAAGCTGCTACGAGTTTTTTGACATGGAAATCACTTTTCAATGTGTCAACTGCAGCTTACAACTTTAACATTTCCATGATTAATGCAATGTTGCCCGAAAATAATAAACTTCCAAAAAGCTTTTATGATACGAAGAAGAGTTTAGAACCATTGAGTCTTCCATACGAGAGAATTGATGTTTGCAAAAACCATTGCATGATATTCTATAAGCAAGACAAGGCATTGACACATTGTAAATATTGTAAGGAATCTCGTTACAAAAGTGTCTTGAATAAGGTACCTAATTTGGTGATGTGGTACATGCCAATTGGTCCTAGACTTAAAAGGTTATATATGTCTACAAAAACGGCCAAAGATATGACTTGGCACCATGACCACAAAACAAAAGAGGGTAGCATGGCACATCCTAGTGACGGCATGGCTTGGAAGCATTTTGACTCGGAGAATCCTGACTTTGCAAAAGAGATTCGCAATGTTCGTCTTGGGTTATGCACTGACGGTTTCAATCCAAATAACTCTAACTCAATTCCTTACTCATTGTGGCCCGTCTTTCTTACAATCTATAACTTACCACCTTGGATGAGTATGAAAGACTCGTTTGTTGAAGTAAGTTTGATTATTCCGGGTGGAAAGAGTCCAGGTCAAAACATCGATGTTTTTCTAAGACCCTTAATAGATGAGTTGAAAGAGTTGTATGGAGAAGGCATTGAAGTTTATGATGCTTATCGTAAAGAAAATTTCATTATGAGAGTTATTCTTTTGTGGACAGTTAGTTGA